One part of the Dyadobacter sp. 676 genome encodes these proteins:
- a CDS encoding ABC transporter transmembrane domain-containing protein, which produces MAKDENSKGLTGQETPSPFAIKKIKWEGLKITLHLLRYLRPYRVMFAAGLLFLALSTGTSLAFPKLVGSIIEVIEGKSRFTINQITLLLFVVLLGQAVFSFFRIYLFSKVSEQAVNNIRLDVFSKIITLPVPYLEERRVGELTSRITSDVSQLQGLLSFTLAELFRQAATLIVGMSILFYTSWKLTLFMLATVPVLGVASVFFGRHTRRLSRKAQDQLAAANVVVEETLQSVNVVKAFTNEPLEINRYRTILGRVVDLTLYAARFRGGFASFIIFAMFGGIVGVIWYGAALVQAGEFGLSDLFTFILYTTFIGASISGMGDLYAQINRTVGASERIFEILGETPEVSVEDAQNAVASHIEGRVTYRDVHFAYPSRADLPVLKGVSLDVRAGEKIALVGYSGAGKSTIVQLLMRFYNYQSGEILVDGRPVREYGISALRKNIAIVPQEVMLFGGTIYENIAYGRPSASREAIVDAARRAHALEFIESFPEGFETIVGERGIKLSGGQRQRIAIARAILKDPRILILDEATSSLDAESEKLVQIALNELMKNRTTIVIAHRLATIRKVDMIYVLREGRIAESGTHQALSTVPGGVYANLIKLQFETAENLP; this is translated from the coding sequence ATGGCCAAGGATGAAAATAGCAAGGGGTTGACCGGGCAAGAGACGCCTTCTCCATTTGCGATAAAAAAGATCAAATGGGAAGGTCTGAAAATTACGCTTCACCTGCTACGCTACCTGCGCCCCTACCGCGTGATGTTTGCAGCCGGGCTGCTGTTTCTTGCGTTGTCCACAGGCACCTCGCTCGCATTTCCGAAACTGGTAGGAAGCATTATCGAGGTAATTGAGGGAAAATCCCGGTTTACTATTAACCAGATCACCCTGCTGCTGTTCGTGGTCCTGCTGGGGCAAGCGGTGTTTTCGTTTTTTCGTATTTATCTCTTTTCCAAAGTGAGCGAGCAAGCGGTAAACAATATCCGGCTGGATGTTTTCAGCAAGATCATCACATTGCCTGTTCCTTACCTGGAAGAACGCCGCGTGGGTGAGCTAACAAGCCGCATCACTTCCGATGTCTCGCAATTACAGGGTCTCCTCTCATTCACCCTTGCCGAACTTTTCCGGCAGGCGGCCACGCTGATCGTCGGTATGTCGATCCTGTTTTACACCTCCTGGAAGCTGACGCTTTTCATGCTTGCGACGGTACCCGTGCTGGGGGTAGCCTCGGTGTTCTTCGGACGACACACGCGCAGGCTCTCGCGCAAGGCGCAGGACCAGCTCGCAGCAGCCAATGTGGTGGTCGAGGAAACGCTGCAATCGGTGAATGTGGTAAAGGCGTTTACCAACGAACCGTTGGAAATTAACCGCTATCGCACCATTCTGGGCCGTGTGGTTGATCTGACACTGTACGCGGCGCGTTTCCGGGGCGGGTTCGCCTCTTTCATTATTTTCGCCATGTTCGGCGGGATCGTCGGGGTGATATGGTACGGTGCGGCGCTTGTGCAAGCGGGCGAATTCGGGCTTTCCGATCTTTTTACATTTATTCTCTACACCACTTTTATAGGGGCGTCCATCAGTGGAATGGGCGATTTGTATGCACAAATCAACCGGACGGTCGGTGCTTCCGAACGTATTTTTGAAATTCTGGGAGAAACGCCGGAAGTATCGGTTGAAGATGCGCAAAATGCGGTGGCTTCCCATATCGAAGGACGGGTTACTTACCGGGACGTGCATTTTGCGTATCCGTCACGCGCCGATCTCCCGGTATTGAAAGGCGTGTCGCTGGATGTCCGCGCGGGTGAGAAAATAGCATTGGTAGGTTACAGCGGTGCGGGCAAATCGACGATCGTGCAGCTGCTGATGCGTTTTTATAACTACCAGTCCGGCGAGATCCTCGTCGACGGCCGGCCTGTCCGGGAATACGGTATCTCCGCATTAAGGAAGAATATCGCTATTGTGCCGCAGGAAGTGATGCTTTTTGGCGGGACTATTTATGAAAATATCGCCTACGGAAGGCCCTCGGCATCCCGCGAAGCCATTGTAGACGCCGCACGCCGCGCTCATGCCCTGGAATTCATCGAATCGTTTCCCGAAGGCTTTGAAACAATCGTAGGTGAAAGGGGCATCAAGCTCTCGGGTGGCCAGCGGCAGCGCATCGCCATTGCAAGGGCCATTTTAAAAGATCCCAGAATCCTTATCCTGGACGAAGCGACGAGCTCGCTCGATGCGGAATCCGAAAAACTGGTACAGATCGCATTGAACGAATTAATGAAAAACCGTACCACCATCGTAATTGCCCACCGGTTGGCTACGATCCGGAAGGTGGATATGATTTACGTCCTGCGCGAAGGCCGGATCGCCGAGTCGGGTACGCACCAGGCATTAAGCACGGTCCCCGGCGGCGTATATGCCAATCTCATCAAACTTCAATTCGAAACCGCTGAAAACCTTCCATGA
- a CDS encoding DNA mismatch repair protein MutS, whose protein sequence is MKNAEPNQAALFFRTQKEKASAAEQKAHDRFKRIALFRLATFAGMVLLVVVWNKTGIAYWGIGVPGLLAIFLVLMRRQHEARTERDFQRNLASINDDELARLGLRFTRPETGAEFREKDHNYADDLDIFGEYSLFKLLNRTRTAEGSRRLANWLKNPAAATEIGLRQAAATDFARYPELIQQWEATALLHEHAAKHVGEFQEWVAGKLPAPLQNTLKWRWFPLITLVITALYFSGIVPGIAVLASLAIHLFILGRYAGYVKVLANRTTSMGQTLTAYAALLKEAEESPYQSAWWQSRKIRITGSSVALAKVGNLFEKLDYRNNPYFAIFIGITTLWDMHCLTGLESWKAEHHNHLADWLDVLADTEAMNSLAGHAFANPHYIVPRIGDSTEVMIAATTLGHPLIPAAKRISNDFGMRGTGKTILVTGSNMSGKSTFLRTVGLNLVLVQMGAVVSAGSFACSPVRVFSSMRTQDSLEESTSSFYAELKRLRKLLELTDEQAGAPVFYLLDEILKGTNSADRHRGAEALIRQLHTKEASGMVSTHDLELGEWGATENYIHNFHFRSDVENGQLHFDYRLHEGICRSFNASELMRMMGIAIGPDETPLAH, encoded by the coding sequence ATGAAAAACGCTGAGCCAAACCAGGCTGCATTATTTTTCCGAACACAAAAAGAAAAAGCAAGTGCCGCGGAACAAAAGGCGCATGACAGGTTCAAGCGCATTGCCCTTTTCCGGCTTGCTACTTTCGCAGGAATGGTGCTATTGGTGGTCGTCTGGAATAAAACCGGCATCGCCTATTGGGGAATCGGCGTACCGGGACTGCTGGCGATTTTCCTGGTTTTAATGCGTAGGCAACACGAGGCTCGCACCGAACGCGATTTTCAGCGAAACCTGGCCTCGATCAACGACGACGAACTCGCCCGCCTCGGGCTGCGCTTCACGAGACCGGAAACCGGGGCCGAATTCCGTGAGAAAGACCATAACTATGCCGACGATCTCGATATTTTCGGGGAATATTCCCTTTTTAAACTACTGAACCGTACACGCACCGCCGAAGGAAGCCGCCGGCTGGCCAACTGGCTTAAAAACCCGGCGGCAGCAACCGAAATAGGTCTCAGACAGGCTGCGGCTACCGATTTCGCCCGATATCCGGAGCTGATCCAGCAGTGGGAGGCAACGGCATTGCTGCACGAGCACGCGGCAAAGCATGTGGGTGAGTTTCAGGAATGGGTAGCCGGAAAGCTTCCCGCTCCACTTCAAAATACATTAAAATGGCGCTGGTTTCCATTGATTACGCTCGTCATCACGGCATTGTATTTTTCAGGCATAGTCCCCGGTATTGCAGTGCTTGCCAGCCTTGCGATCCACCTTTTCATATTAGGCCGCTATGCCGGTTATGTGAAAGTGCTTGCCAACCGCACGACTTCGATGGGACAGACGCTCACCGCCTACGCCGCATTGTTGAAAGAGGCGGAAGAATCGCCATACCAATCGGCCTGGTGGCAATCCAGAAAAATACGGATTACCGGTTCGTCGGTCGCGCTTGCCAAGGTCGGTAACCTGTTCGAAAAGCTGGATTACCGCAACAATCCGTATTTTGCCATTTTCATAGGCATTACCACGCTTTGGGACATGCATTGCCTTACCGGCCTTGAAAGCTGGAAAGCCGAACATCACAACCACCTCGCCGACTGGCTCGACGTGCTGGCCGACACCGAAGCCATGAACAGCCTTGCGGGCCATGCATTCGCTAATCCGCACTACATTGTGCCCCGGATAGGCGACAGTACCGAAGTGATGATCGCGGCTACGACATTAGGCCACCCTTTAATCCCTGCCGCTAAACGGATCAGCAACGATTTCGGGATGCGGGGCACCGGCAAAACGATATTGGTAACCGGCTCGAATATGTCGGGAAAAAGTACGTTCCTGCGCACGGTGGGCCTGAACCTCGTACTCGTGCAGATGGGCGCGGTCGTGAGCGCTGGCTCATTCGCGTGCTCGCCAGTACGGGTATTCAGCAGTATGCGCACGCAGGATTCGCTGGAAGAAAGTACCTCTTCGTTTTATGCCGAATTAAAACGGCTACGCAAACTGCTCGAACTGACCGACGAACAAGCCGGTGCGCCTGTTTTCTATCTGCTCGACGAAATTTTGAAAGGGACCAACTCCGCCGACCGCCATCGCGGCGCAGAAGCGCTGATCCGCCAGCTGCATACGAAGGAGGCGTCGGGTATGGTATCGACCCACGACCTCGAACTGGGCGAATGGGGCGCCACTGAAAACTACATCCATAACTTCCATTTCCGGTCGGATGTGGAGAATGGCCAGCTGCATTTCGACTACCGTTTGCATGAAGGAATATGCCGGAGTTTCAACGCATCGGAACTGATGCGGATGATGGGCATTGCTATCGGGCCCGACGAAACCCCGCTTGCACACTGA
- the rseP gene encoding RIP metalloprotease RseP, translated as MEILIMAGQLILGLSILVGLHEWGHMAAAKLFGMRVEKYFIGFPPKIFSFQKGETEYGIGAIPLGGFVKISGMIDESMDMDTMNQEPQPWEFRSKPAWQRLIVMLGGIIVNVIVGIIIFIAIAYHDGRKFLSAEEVNKYGIVAGELAQELGLKTGDKIVRVNGKPFSDFNDVVSSDVFLGSNSSYTVNRNGQEVEIDIPNNFIEKLSDPDEKRNFILPLEPFKIGELIPGMPAEKAGLQVNDKVVSINGKPIRFFHELQAELEKLAGKTTTLVVQRGTEQKTLNVTVTEEGTLGFYPESLLHFTSVRYTFGEAVTIGTENAFAVVYNNIKGFGKIFRGEVSASKALSGPIGIARMFGGVWDWGRFWQLTGLLSMVLAFMNALPIPALDGGHAVILSYEIVSGRKPSDRFLENAQKVGMVLLLGLMAFAIFNDVWKAVF; from the coding sequence TTGGAAATATTGATCATGGCAGGGCAACTTATTTTGGGCCTGTCGATCCTGGTGGGGTTGCATGAGTGGGGGCACATGGCTGCCGCAAAATTGTTTGGAATGAGGGTTGAAAAATACTTTATTGGCTTTCCTCCTAAAATTTTCAGTTTTCAGAAAGGCGAAACAGAATACGGCATCGGAGCGATACCGCTCGGCGGATTTGTGAAAATTTCCGGGATGATCGACGAATCGATGGATATGGATACGATGAACCAGGAACCGCAGCCCTGGGAATTCCGTTCCAAGCCAGCCTGGCAGCGCCTGATCGTCATGTTGGGTGGGATCATCGTGAATGTGATCGTGGGTATCATCATATTTATTGCGATTGCCTATCACGACGGCAGGAAATTCCTTTCGGCAGAAGAGGTCAACAAATACGGTATCGTAGCCGGCGAACTGGCCCAGGAGCTTGGCCTTAAAACAGGCGACAAAATAGTCCGCGTCAATGGCAAACCATTCTCCGATTTCAACGACGTGGTAAGTTCCGACGTATTTCTGGGCAGCAACAGTTCCTATACGGTGAACCGCAATGGCCAGGAAGTCGAAATAGATATTCCCAACAACTTTATCGAGAAACTTTCGGATCCGGATGAAAAACGCAACTTTATACTGCCCCTGGAACCGTTCAAAATCGGGGAGCTGATCCCCGGAATGCCGGCTGAAAAAGCGGGATTGCAGGTAAACGACAAAGTGGTTTCGATCAACGGCAAACCGATCCGCTTTTTCCACGAGTTACAGGCCGAACTGGAAAAACTGGCCGGTAAAACCACCACACTGGTGGTACAGCGCGGCACGGAGCAAAAAACATTGAACGTCACGGTTACGGAGGAGGGCACCCTCGGCTTCTATCCCGAGTCGCTGCTTCATTTTACATCCGTTCGATACACGTTCGGCGAAGCGGTGACCATCGGCACGGAGAACGCCTTTGCTGTGGTGTACAACAATATCAAAGGTTTCGGCAAGATATTCCGTGGCGAAGTTTCGGCGTCGAAGGCGTTGAGCGGCCCGATCGGAATTGCGCGGATGTTCGGCGGGGTTTGGGATTGGGGCCGGTTCTGGCAACTTACCGGTCTGCTTTCCATGGTGCTCGCATTCATGAATGCATTGCCTATTCCGGCGCTCGATGGCGGGCACGCGGTAATCCTTTCCTATGAAATCGTCTCCGGCCGCAAGCCTTCCGATAGATTCCTTGAAAACGCGCAGAAAGTGGGCATGGTGCTGCTTTTGGGCCTCATGGCTTTCGCGATCTTCAACGACGTATGGAAAGCTGTTTTTTAA
- a CDS encoding DUF6702 family protein, translating into MESCFLNKGIREEREEGGKGEKRKERKFSPSALLPFLLSSLLLTSFIPNHDYHVSVTQMQYNPASRSFEVSVRIFTDDLEKALSQSHSNQRFVIKDNDQNDRFVEEYIRKSFVLTDSQKNIAAIKYIGKEQEADATWVYFEIPFQRPLNGSRLSNVTLMEVFDDQVNMTNIKFQSEKKTFLFKKGQTSHQL; encoded by the coding sequence ATGGAAAGCTGTTTTTTAAATAAAGGGATCAGGGAAGAAAGGGAGGAAGGCGGAAAGGGAGAAAAGAGAAAAGAAAGGAAATTCTCCCCTTCCGCCCTCCTTCCTTTCCTCCTTTCCTCCCTGCTCCTCACCTCATTCATACCGAACCACGACTACCACGTTTCGGTTACGCAAATGCAGTACAATCCAGCGTCGCGGTCGTTTGAGGTAAGCGTCCGGATTTTTACCGACGACCTGGAAAAAGCATTGTCCCAAAGCCATTCCAATCAACGTTTCGTGATCAAAGACAATGATCAAAACGACCGCTTCGTCGAGGAATACATTCGTAAATCCTTTGTGTTGACAGATAGTCAGAAAAACATTGCCGCTATCAAATATATCGGCAAGGAACAGGAAGCGGACGCAACCTGGGTTTATTTCGAAATCCCTTTCCAGCGTCCCCTGAACGGTTCCAGGCTTTCGAATGTTACGCTTATGGAAGTTTTTGACGATCAGGTCAATATGACCAACATTAAATTCCAGTCGGAGAAAAAGACGTTTTTATTTAAAAAGGGACAGACCTCTCACCAGCTATAA
- the lon gene encoding endopeptidase La gives MKFEPSDLYSRLLMSDSDMDSLEIVPLGGPDGSDEPFELPNELAILPIRQTVLFPGMVIPVTVVRQKAIRLVKKIYRNSDINQRILGAVTQAIPNKEDPTAEDLYNIGTVAQILKMITLPDGNVTIIVQGRQRFEIKAIVNEEPYLTAEVRPIEDSFVGPTKKEAKALLQSLRDGAHKIMRLNPEIPQEARIALDNIESPIFLIHFLSSNINVEIADKQKLLEERNGHKQATLLLQYMMREIEMLELKREIQTKASSDIDQQQRDYFLRQQIKVLHDELGMDSPERDLDEIRLKASQKKWSEPVKAHFEKELSKLQRINPMAPEYPVTMNYLETLVDLPWGQYTKDNFDLTRAQKILDTDHFGLEKVKERIIEYLAVLKLKGNLKAPILCLYGPPGVGKTSLGKSIAKALNREYIRMALGGVHDEAEIRGHRKTYIGAMPGKIIQNIKKAGSANPVFILDEIDKVSSDYRGDPSSALLEVLDPEQNSSFTDNYLEVEYDLSKVLFVATANSLDTIHPALRDRMEIIEMTGYTIEEKLQIAKRYLVPKQRKDHGLKATDVKVDDAALLKLIEGYTRESGVRNLEQKVGTVIRKIAKSVAMEQEYPKTIKADQIEKYLGAEIFDKDLYQDNDFAGVVTGLAWTSVGGEILFIETSLSRGKGGLTLSGQLGDVMKESAVAALSYLKANAERLGIDYRIFNHYDLHVHVPAGAVPKDGPSAGVTMVTSMASIFTQRRVKPFIAMTGEITLRGKVLPVGGVKEKILAARRAGVKEIILCVKNRKDVEEVPANYIKDLTFHYVDQIDEVLGIALLPEKVKNPMTFVFPEEKKEKEESGFVTMTV, from the coding sequence ATGAAATTTGAACCTTCTGATCTATATAGCCGGCTGCTGATGTCCGATTCGGACATGGATAGCCTCGAAATCGTTCCTCTTGGCGGCCCCGATGGCTCTGACGAGCCTTTTGAACTTCCCAATGAATTAGCGATACTTCCGATCAGGCAAACGGTGCTCTTTCCGGGGATGGTCATTCCTGTGACGGTCGTGCGCCAGAAAGCCATCCGGCTTGTTAAAAAGATATACCGTAATTCCGATATCAATCAGCGTATCCTCGGCGCCGTAACACAGGCCATTCCAAATAAGGAGGACCCTACGGCGGAGGATCTTTACAACATTGGTACCGTTGCGCAAATCCTTAAAATGATCACCTTGCCGGATGGCAATGTCACGATCATCGTACAGGGGCGCCAGCGTTTCGAAATCAAAGCTATCGTTAACGAAGAGCCATACCTGACGGCCGAAGTCCGGCCGATCGAGGATTCGTTCGTTGGTCCGACCAAAAAAGAAGCGAAAGCACTGCTGCAATCGCTACGCGATGGCGCGCACAAAATCATGCGGCTCAACCCGGAAATCCCGCAGGAAGCCCGCATCGCGCTCGATAATATCGAAAGTCCGATCTTTCTAATCCACTTCCTTTCGTCGAATATCAATGTGGAGATAGCCGACAAGCAAAAATTGCTCGAAGAGCGCAACGGCCATAAGCAGGCCACGCTTTTGCTGCAATATATGATGCGGGAGATCGAAATGCTGGAATTGAAACGGGAAATCCAGACCAAAGCCAGCTCGGATATCGACCAGCAGCAGCGCGACTATTTTCTGCGCCAGCAGATCAAAGTTCTGCATGACGAGCTCGGTATGGACAGCCCCGAGCGCGACCTCGACGAAATCCGCCTGAAAGCCAGCCAGAAAAAATGGTCGGAGCCTGTCAAGGCGCATTTCGAAAAAGAGCTGAGCAAATTGCAGCGGATCAACCCGATGGCCCCCGAATACCCGGTGACGATGAATTACCTGGAAACGCTGGTGGATTTACCCTGGGGACAATATACCAAGGACAATTTCGACCTGACGAGGGCTCAAAAGATACTGGATACCGACCATTTCGGCCTGGAAAAAGTAAAGGAACGCATTATCGAATACCTGGCGGTGCTTAAACTGAAAGGTAATCTCAAAGCTCCGATCCTCTGCCTTTACGGCCCTCCGGGCGTAGGTAAAACCTCGCTTGGGAAGTCAATTGCCAAGGCCTTAAACCGGGAATACATCCGGATGGCGCTGGGCGGCGTTCATGACGAAGCCGAAATCCGCGGGCACCGCAAAACTTACATCGGTGCGATGCCGGGTAAGATCATCCAGAATATTAAAAAGGCAGGTTCTGCGAATCCGGTGTTCATCCTCGATGAGATCGATAAGGTAAGTTCCGATTACCGGGGCGATCCCTCTTCGGCATTGCTGGAAGTACTCGACCCTGAGCAGAACTCGTCGTTCACCGACAACTACCTCGAAGTGGAGTACGATCTGTCGAAAGTACTTTTCGTAGCCACCGCCAATTCGCTCGATACGATTCACCCCGCATTGCGCGACCGGATGGAGATCATCGAAATGACCGGCTACACGATCGAGGAAAAATTGCAGATCGCCAAGCGATACCTCGTGCCGAAACAGCGCAAGGACCACGGCCTGAAAGCGACCGACGTAAAAGTGGACGACGCTGCATTGCTGAAACTCATCGAAGGCTACACCCGCGAATCGGGCGTCCGTAATCTCGAACAGAAAGTGGGCACGGTTATCCGCAAGATTGCGAAATCGGTAGCCATGGAGCAGGAATATCCCAAAACCATCAAAGCCGATCAGATCGAAAAATACCTCGGAGCGGAAATTTTCGATAAGGACCTTTATCAGGACAACGACTTCGCCGGCGTGGTGACGGGCCTGGCCTGGACGTCGGTAGGCGGTGAAATCCTGTTTATCGAAACAAGCCTGAGCCGTGGTAAAGGCGGGCTTACGTTGTCGGGCCAGCTCGGCGACGTAATGAAGGAATCGGCCGTAGCCGCATTGTCGTATCTCAAAGCCAATGCCGAAAGGCTGGGCATCGATTACCGGATTTTCAACCACTACGACCTGCACGTGCACGTGCCTGCCGGCGCCGTGCCCAAAGACGGGCCCAGCGCGGGCGTGACAATGGTAACTTCGATGGCGTCCATCTTTACGCAACGCCGCGTGAAGCCATTCATCGCCATGACGGGTGAAATCACCCTGCGCGGAAAAGTGCTTCCGGTGGGCGGCGTAAAAGAGAAAATCCTCGCGGCACGGCGTGCGGGCGTAAAAGAGATCATTCTTTGCGTGAAAAACCGCAAGGATGTGGAAGAGGTACCGGCCAATTATATCAAAGACCTGACCTTCCACTATGTGGACCAGATCGACGAAGTACTTGGCATAGCATTGCTTCCAGAAAAGGTAAAAAATCCGATGACTTTTGTTTTTCCCGAAGAAAAAAAGGAAAAAGAGGAAAGCGGATTTGTTACGATGACCGTTTAG
- a CDS encoding tagaturonate reductase, with translation MKKKMSLPQLSPQLLDQQPELLPDHRRLLALPEKIIQFGTGVLLRGLPDYFVNKANMQGIFNGRIVVVKSTSTGGTDAFSEQSNIFSHSIRGIENGRQIDEAVINTSISRTLAAASDWADILECAHNSELNIVVSNTTEVGIQLTDDDLFASPPVSFPGKLTAYLLERYKAFNGAPESGMVIVPTELIVGNGPKLKAIVIEQARRHNLGDAFIGWLERHNHFCSSLVDRIVPGKPDTETIEALSEKQGFRDGLLIVSEVYRLWAIEGGQHVRDVLSFAQADKGVVIEPNIDLFRELKLRLLNGTHTLSSGLAFLRGLDTVREAMEHPETARFIADLMLNELAPAIPYEVDPTQAETFGRQVLDRFRNPFIRHQLIDITVQYTAKMKMRNIPTLLNHYRKSEEVPLLFAKGFAAFLKFMKPVVHKDGGYYGERDGQPYSIRCDSAAYFDEKWQNAASPLDLAQQVLSDVSLWDTDLTLLPGFAEAVKGYMTEDVVTGTSTL, from the coding sequence ATGAAAAAGAAAATGTCGTTACCGCAGCTTTCCCCTCAATTGCTCGATCAGCAACCCGAACTTCTTCCCGATCACCGCCGGCTCCTCGCATTGCCTGAAAAAATCATCCAGTTTGGCACGGGCGTGCTTCTACGCGGCCTGCCGGATTATTTTGTAAACAAGGCCAATATGCAGGGCATTTTCAATGGTCGGATCGTGGTTGTAAAATCGACCAGTACCGGGGGAACCGACGCGTTTTCAGAACAAAGCAACATTTTCTCCCATAGCATCCGCGGCATCGAGAACGGCAGGCAGATCGACGAGGCGGTGATCAATACCAGCATCAGCCGCACATTGGCCGCAGCCAGCGACTGGGCCGATATTCTGGAATGCGCCCACAATTCGGAGTTGAATATTGTTGTTTCCAACACGACAGAGGTCGGTATACAACTTACCGACGACGACCTATTTGCCAGCCCGCCCGTCTCCTTCCCCGGTAAACTGACGGCCTACCTGCTCGAACGTTACAAGGCGTTCAACGGCGCACCGGAATCGGGGATGGTGATCGTACCTACGGAATTGATTGTCGGCAATGGTCCCAAATTGAAGGCGATCGTGATTGAACAAGCCCGCAGGCACAATCTTGGCGACGCGTTTATCGGCTGGCTTGAAAGGCATAACCATTTCTGCAGTTCGCTGGTAGACCGCATCGTTCCCGGAAAGCCCGATACGGAAACCATCGAAGCCCTTTCCGAAAAACAGGGCTTCCGCGACGGCCTGCTCATCGTCTCCGAGGTTTATCGCCTCTGGGCCATAGAAGGCGGACAGCACGTGCGCGACGTACTAAGCTTTGCACAGGCCGATAAAGGAGTGGTGATCGAGCCGAATATCGATCTTTTCCGCGAACTGAAACTGAGGCTCCTGAACGGTACGCATACCCTCTCATCGGGGCTCGCGTTTCTGCGCGGCCTGGACACGGTTCGCGAGGCAATGGAGCATCCGGAAACAGCCCGGTTCATCGCCGACCTGATGCTGAACGAACTGGCACCGGCTATTCCCTACGAAGTCGATCCGACACAGGCGGAAACGTTCGGTCGCCAGGTACTCGACCGCTTCCGCAACCCTTTCATACGTCACCAGTTGATCGATATTACCGTTCAGTACACGGCGAAAATGAAAATGCGGAACATTCCGACGCTCCTGAACCATTATCGGAAATCGGAGGAAGTGCCCCTTTTGTTTGCCAAAGGATTTGCCGCATTCCTGAAATTCATGAAGCCGGTTGTGCACAAAGACGGTGGCTATTATGGCGAACGCGACGGCCAACCCTATTCAATCCGCTGCGACTCGGCGGCATATTTCGATGAAAAATGGCAAAATGCGGCCTCGCCCCTCGACCTCGCGCAACAAGTTTTAAGTGATGTTTCGCTTTGGGATACCGACCTCACCTTACTACCGGGCTTCGCCGAAGCCGTGAAAGGTTATATGACCGAGGACGTCGTTACCGGGACTTCCACGCTTTAA
- a CDS encoding DUF3784 domain-containing protein, whose product MLTAAIVLSVTFVLLGFLVTPGNAKYLLSGYNMMSESDRAKIDIASYLRFFTRFHIFLGISLFIGFWIINRFNSNWATAFMVLYPLLAYVYMVARGSKFYRGTSGQRSATYVVMAILVVAGVAIGSMFFASMKNSQIFLAPNELEIKGIYGMKIARDDVTYFAVTDSLPDISSRASGFAGGEFSKGAFKTDDGRIVKLYINKKIPSLPVY is encoded by the coding sequence ATGCTTACAGCCGCAATCGTTCTTTCGGTCACATTCGTTCTATTGGGTTTCCTGGTGACGCCCGGCAACGCGAAATATTTGCTTTCGGGGTATAATATGATGTCGGAATCGGACCGGGCTAAGATCGACATCGCGTCATATCTGCGGTTTTTCACCCGCTTCCACATCTTTCTGGGTATTTCGCTATTTATTGGTTTCTGGATTATTAACCGCTTCAATAGCAATTGGGCTACGGCATTTATGGTCCTGTATCCGCTGCTGGCTTATGTGTATATGGTCGCGAGGGGAAGCAAGTTCTACCGCGGCACCAGCGGGCAACGTTCGGCGACTTATGTAGTGATGGCAATACTGGTGGTGGCAGGCGTGGCTATCGGTTCCATGTTTTTTGCAAGTATGAAAAACAGCCAGATTTTCCTGGCTCCCAACGAGCTTGAAATCAAGGGGATTTATGGTATGAAAATAGCGCGGGACGATGTGACCTATTTTGCCGTAACCGACAGCCTGCCCGATATTTCAAGCAGGGCAAGCGGATTTGCAGGGGGCGAATTTTCCAAGGGGGCGTTCAAGACCGACGACGGTCGCATTGTCAAATTATATATCAATAAAAAAATCCCATCCTTACCTGTTTATTAA
- a CDS encoding Uma2 family endonuclease translates to MWQKVNWLSRSQLFIFEKKHIMILPLNIPAHPYFTDEELVAFCIANPDLNMERDENGQLHITMTSAFLVGSSNNSELIGELIIWNRKKKGGRVIESNGGFLS, encoded by the coding sequence ATGTGGCAGAAAGTCAATTGGCTTTCACGGAGCCAACTGTTTATATTTGAAAAAAAGCACATCATGATTCTTCCATTGAACATACCTGCTCATCCATATTTTACCGACGAGGAGTTGGTCGCATTCTGCATAGCCAATCCCGACTTGAATATGGAGCGTGATGAAAATGGTCAACTACACATCACTATGACATCCGCCTTTCTCGTTGGCAGTTCTAACAACAGCGAATTAATCGGCGAACTAATTATTTGGAACCGCAAGAAAAAAGGAGGAAGGGTAATTGAATCAAATGGGGGGTTTCTTTCTTAA
- a CDS encoding Uma2 family endonuclease has product MRVPDVAWIHIERWNALSHDEKESFPHMAPDFVIELKSKTDNLAYLQRKMTKWIKNGVRLAWLVCPDSQTTYIYEPGKPQLAKHFDETLSGGEVLIGFSTRLSDILEY; this is encoded by the coding sequence ATGCGGGTACCGGATGTAGCCTGGATCCACATTGAACGTTGGAATGCGCTGAGCCATGATGAAAAGGAATCATTTCCGCACATGGCACCGGACTTTGTGATTGAATTAAAATCGAAGACCGATAACCTTGCCTACTTGCAACGAAAAATGACCAAATGGATTAAAAACGGCGTGAGGCTTGCCTGGCTCGTGTGTCCGGACAGCCAGACGACCTACATTTACGAACCGGGCAAGCCTCAGCTTGCGAAGCATTTTGACGAAACGCTGTCAGGCGGCGAAGTACTGATCGGTTTCTCCACCCGCCTGAGCGATATTCTGGAATATTGA